CCAAGCTGGGCCAATGCCACCACGTCCATGTAGCCTTCCGTGACCAGCGCATAACCAGCATCGCGAATCGCCTGCCGCGCCTCGAACAAGCCATACAGCTCGTTACCCTTTTGAAATAAGGGTGTCTCGGGCGAATTCAAGTATTTCGGTTCGCCGCCATCGAGCACCCGTCCGCCGAAACCGATCACCTGGCCTTTGGTGTTGCGGATCGGGAACATGATGCGGTCGCGGAAGCGATCGTAACGCTTGTGACGGCCGCCCTCATCGTCATCCTTGTCGATGACGAGGCCGGCCTCGACCAGGGCGGCAATGTCGTAATCCGGGAATACCGCGCGCAGGCTGTCCCAGCCTTCGGGCGCGTAGCCAAGGCCGAATCTGGCAGCGATTTCCCCCGTCAAGCCACGGCCCTTCAGATAAGCAATTGCATTCTGCGCAGCGCGAAGCTGCTGCCGGTAGAAATCACCGGCGCTCGTCATCACTTCGGATAACGCAAGACTCTTTGCCTGCACCTCGGCGCGCTGCGCCGGCGGCAGTCGATCCTGGTCCGGCACGATCATGCCCACGCCTTGCGCAAGATCCTTGACCGCTTCGACAAAGCCGAGGCCGGAGTATTCGATCAGAAAGCCGATCGCGGTTCCGTGCGCGCCGCAACCGAAGCAGTGATAAAACTGCTTGGTGGGACTGACCGTGAAACTCGGCGATTTTTCGTTATGGAACGGGCACAGGCCCATGTAGTTGGCGCCGCCCTTCTTCAGTTGCACATAGCGCCCGACCACGTCGACGATATCGACGCGGTTGAGCAGATCCTGGATGAAGGATTGTGGAATCACGGCAATTTTGCGGCGGCCAACGGTCTCGGAAACGGCAAAAGGATCATGCCTTGCTCAATGCGGCCTTCACCAAGGCGGACACGGCAGTCATGTCGGCGCGGCCGGCAAGTTTCGGCTTGAGCACGCCCATTACCTTGCCCATGTCCTGCGGTCCGGCCGCACCGGTCGCGGCAACAGCAGCGGCGACTTCGGCCTGGATTTCGGCTTCGGACATGGCGGCCGGCATGTAGGCGGACAGAACTGCAAGCTCGGCCTTTTCGATGTCGGCCAGATCCTGGCGGCCGCCGGCTTCGAACTGGGTGATCGAATCCTTGCGCTGCTTGATCATCTTTTCGACGATGGCGAGGACATGCGCGTCGGTCAGCTCGATGCGTTCATCGACTTCCTTCTGCTTCATTGCGGCGGTAAGGAGACGGATGGTGCCGAGCCTTGCGGCATCCTTGGCGCGCATCGCCGCCTTCATGTCTTCAGTGATTTGCTCTTTGAGGCTCATTTTTTCTCCATTCTCGACAGTATTGACCTGCCAAGCATACAAAATTATCCGGCAAGCCATAAACGCCAAAACCCGCTGCGGCAGTCCGGAGCGGGTTTGCACGGCACCGCACTAGCGTGCGGCAGCAGGAATCAGTACATCTTTTTCGGCAATTGCTGGCTGCGGATGCGCTTGTAGTGGCGCTTGACGGCAGCTGCGAGCTTGCGCTTACGTTCAGCAGTCGGCTTTTCGTAAAACTCGCGCGCACGCAACTCGGTCAGCAGACCGGTTTTTTCGATGGTGCGCTTGAAGCGACGCATTGCGACTTCGAAGGGCTCGTTTTCTTTAAGGCGGATTGTGGTCATGTAAACTCAAACCAAGGATTTTATGGGAAAGACCGCAAGTATAGCAGGTCGAATGAGCAAAGGAAAGCACCATGAACGACATGTGAACAGGCAGACACAATTATCAAACCGACATACCCGCCGCCACGCCCGACGCCCAGGCCCACTGGAAGTTGTAGCCGCCGAGCCAGCCGGTCACGTCCACCGCTTCGCCGATGAAGCGCAGGCCCGGCACACGATTGACCATCATGCTCTGCTGCGACAGTTCGCGCGTGTCCACCCCGCCCAATGTGACTTCCGCCTTGCGGTAGCCTTCCGAACCGTTGGGGATGATGGTCCAGCGGTTGAGCGACTCGCCCAGTTTGCGCAGCGCCTTGTCGGCCATGTCGGCGACGCGGCTGTCGGGATCAAAATCGTTGACGGTCAGCCAGCCTTCCGCGAGGCGGGACGGCAGCCATTGCGCAAGAACATTGCCCAGGTTTTTTTTGATCGTCGTCTTGCCTTCCATCAAAATCGCTGCCACGTCCATTTCCGGCAACAGGTTGAGCGTCAGCGCGGTTCCGGGCTGCCAAAAGCTCGAGATTTGGAGCACGGCCGGGCCGGACAGGCCGCGATGCGTGAACAGCAAGTCTTCGCGAAATTGTCCGCGTGATTTCTTGTCGCCGGTTTCGATATCGACTTCGAGCGCGATACCGGCCAAGGCCACGAAAGATTGCCACTGTGCATGATCGAAAGTCAGCGGCACCAGCGCCGGACGTGGTTCGATCAGCTTCAGGTCAAACTGCCTGGCAATGCGATACGCGAAATCGGTCGCGCCGATTTTCGGAATCGACAGGCCGCCGCTGGCAATGACGACGCTGTCGGCGACGATGGTGCCGCTGTCGGTTTCGATGCGAAACGCGTCGCCCGCGCTGGCGACTTCCATCACCTTGCACGGCATGCGCCATGCCACGCCGCCGACTTCGCATTCGGATTTCAGCATGGCGATGATCTGTTCGGCGGAGTCGTCGCAGAACAGTTGCCCCTTGTGCTTTTCGTGATAGCCGATGCGATAACGTTTTACGAGGCCGAGAAAATCCTGCGGCGTGTAACGCGACAAGGCGCTTTTGCAGAAATGCGGATTTTGCGAGAGGTAGTTTTGCGGGCCGGCCTGCACATTGGTGAAATTGCAGCGTCCGCCGCCGGAGATGCGGATCTTTTCAGCGAGCCGGGTCGCGTGATCGATCAATACCGTTTTCCTGCCGCGCTGACCGGCGACCGCGGCGCACATCATGCCGGCCGCGCCTGCGCCGATCACTGCGACATCGTATTTCTTTGTCATGACTCATTCAAACCTGGATAAGCCGTGATTGTAAGCGACAGGCTTATCGAGGCGATGATGGCGAAGCAGACGTCATCCACAACTCCGATGACAGGCGCACCACGTCATTGAGCGAGCCGCGCTGCTTGTAGGCGTTGCGCAGCCAGGCCGCATCATTCAAGCGTTCGTAGGCAATGTGGCGCAGCCGCTTCAATGCAAGCACCTCGGCCTCGTTCTGCGCGTACCGCTTCAGATCCTGCAGGCGGTCCAGCACGCTGAGGAAGATCGGCTGTTTCGAACCGGATTGTCTGCTCATGTGTTGCTGCGCGATTTGGCCATCGAGGCCGTAGCGGCTGGCCTCGAAGCGGTTGTACTGATACAGCAGATAGAAATCGCTGTGGATCTCGACGGGACGCTCCGTCAGCAGCCAGCGCGACAGCAGCTGCGCATAGCAGCCGAGCAGCGCGGCGTGTTCCAGCGTCAACGGCGTGTCGCAGACGCGCACTTCGACCGTGCCGTACTCCGGCTTGGGCCGAATGTCCCAGTAAAAGTCCTTCATGCTGCCGATGATGCCCAGCTGCAGCAGTTCCTGGTAATAGGCTTCGAAATCGCTCCAGCGGGTGAGAACAGGCACCGTGCCCGCGAGCGGAAACGCGCGCACCACGTTGCTGCGCGAGGAAGCGAAGGCAGTATCGACGCCTTGATAGAACGGCGAGGCTGCCGACAGCGCGATGAAGTGCGGGACGTAGTGCGCCAGTCCGTGCGTCAGGTATAGCGCATCGTCGCCGTCGGCAACGCCGACATGGATGTGCTGCCCGAATACCGTAAACGTCTTGGCCAGATAGCCGTATTTCTCGTGCAATTCATGGAAGCGCGCGCTCGGCGTGATGCGCTGCTCGCTCCAGTTCTGGAACGGATGCGCGCCACCGCCGGCGACGTCGATGTTCAGATGCTTCGCCCCTCGGGTCAGCGCCGCGCGCAGCTCCTTCAATTCCTCGGTGAGCTGATCGACGCGCGTGTGGACGGCGGAGTTCAGTTCGATCATGCCCTGCGTCATTTCCAGCTTGATCTGCTTCTGCAAATCGCGCGGCTCGATCCACGTCAGCAGGTCGACCGCGTCGGTGGCGAGGTTGTAGTTGCGCCGGTTGACCAGTTGCAGCTCGAGCTCGATGCCCATCGTGAACGGCGTCGATGATGTGAAGGGCAGGATTTCCTGTGGCACTTCCTCAATCACGAAATTGTCTCTAGGGCTCATGTCCGGCTTCTCCCGATTTGATCAAGGCAAACTGTGTCGCGATGGGGCCGATCAGCTCCAGCACGATCAAGGTTCCGGCCAGCAGCGGCGCAATGCTCGCCGCCATGTGCGGATAGATGGAAAAAATCTGCGACAGTCCCAGCCCCGCTTCCGCCATCGGCAAGGTGCCCAGCGTCAGCAGACCGGCTTGCCGCCATTTGAGTTTGGCCGGACGCGCAAAAGCGAAAATGCTGCAAGCCAGCGCCAGCGTGCGCGCGCCGATCAGCACCGCGACCGGAAGCGCCACCATCCTGAGATCGGACAACTGGATGGATGCGCCGATGGTCACGAACAGCATGACGATGAAAAGCTCGTTGGCGACGCCGAATTCCAGTTCCATCAGGTCGTACTGAATATCCAGATTCTTTGACAGGATCGCAAAGGCCAGCATGGTGAGCAGCACCGGCAGCTTCAGCGCATGCGCCGCGCCGATGGTGAGCGTGATGATGGCGATGACGAGCACGAACTGGCGGCTGCGCTCGCGTCCGAGCAGGCGGGCCAGCGGCATCATCAGGCGGTAGGTCACGTAGGCAAGCAGCAGCGAACCGAACAGCGAATAGAGCGTGCTGGAGATCATCGTCTCGATCGACGTCGCGCTTTCGGTGGCGACCAGCGGCAGCAGAATGCAGGCGGCCAGCAGGGCGACGAGATTGTTGAGCGCGGTCATCGCCGCGAGCCTGCGCGTGACATGCCCTTCCGCCTTCAGATCGCGCACCACCACCATCACGACGGCGGGTGCGGTCGCGATGGCGAGCACGCCCGCGACCATGGCCAGCGGACGCGCCACGCCGACCCATTCCAGTGTGCTCCAGACGAGGCCGAAGCAGAGCAGCGCGCCGCTCAGCACCGTGGCGGCCAGCCATTTTTCATGCCGCAGCCAGCCGACATCGACATATCGGCCAAGCTGATACACCACCAGCGCGAGCGCGATGTCGGAGAAGGTATGGGCGAGCTTGAGCACGTCGCCCGACAGCCATTGCAGGCCGCCCTCGCCGAGGATGAAGCCCACCAGCAGATAGCCGGTGATGCGCGGTATCCACGAATTCTTGCTGACGATATGACCGCCAATGAGTCCCGTCAGCAGCAAGCTGCCGAACAGCAGCAAGGCATTCCACTGAATCGGTTGCGCCGCGTCGAACGGCGGAAGAGTCCACGACATGCATCCTCCCGAAAGGAATTTGTTGAATGGTTGAGAAAGGGAGAACGTGAGCCTGTCCGTGCACCGGGATGCGGCACTGCATGGACTGGTGAAGGCCGTTCCGGCCTGCATGGCTGCGGCAATGCGCGCCATGATCTTGATGCCGCGCAGATACCGAAATTCCCTGTGGCGACTTATAGAGGTATTGTTGCCGCCTGTTAACGTTGTTGAACCGTCACGCTTTTGACAGGAGGAAACAAATAAAGTTCCTGGCAATGATTCGCTCAGGAACTTTATTGATGAATGAACAATGCGATCACTCCCGGCGACAGGCAGTGCCGTGTATTGATCACATCAATGCATCGGAAGGCATTTCATGAATGGGGACAGGCGCGCACGGTCGGTCAGGGAGCCGCGAGGATGTACCGCCCGGGTCGGAATGACATTGCTGAAAATTGGAATCGTGCGGGGCGCGCAAGCCGTCAAATCGGCAATGCCTCCAGATGCGGCGCGTCAATCGCATGCTGTCGCACCACTCTTGCATCCGACTCGGCGGCGAAGGCTCCGTTCACCGCAAAGCGCACGACCTCGCCGATCAGGATGATGCCGGGACTGCCCAAGCGGGCTCTCGACATGGCTTCCGGCAACTCGCCCAAGGTCGTCACCAGCTGCATTTGCGCGTCCAGCGTGGCCGAGTGGACCACCGCCGCCGGCGTGGCGGCCGATTTGCCGCCCGCCAGCAAGGCTTCCTGAATCTCGCGGCAACTGGCGATACCCATGTAGATCACCAGCGTCATGTTGAGTTTCGCGAGCTTTTTCCAATCCGGGCCGCGTTCGCCGGTCTTGCTGTAACCCGTGACGAAGATGGCGCCGTTGCTCCACTCGCGGTGCGTCAGCGGCACGCCGATCGCTGCGGGCGCGGCGAAACCGCTGCTGATGCCGTTGATCGCTTCCACGTCGATGCCCTCTTGCACCAGACACTCCAGCTCTTCGCCGCCGCGTCCGAACATGAAGGGGTCGCCGCCCTTCAGGCGCACGACGCAGTGTCCTGCGCGCGCCTCGGCGACCATCAGGCGTTCGATGAATTCCTGCGGCGTGGAGTGGCGACCGGCGCGCTTGCCGACCGGGATGATGCGCGCATCCGCGAGTGCATGCTCGAGAATCGCGGGGTTGACGAGGTCATCGACAAGAATGACGTCCGCCCTTGCGATGGCCTTTGCCGCCTTGATGGTGAGAAGTTCGGGGTCGCCCGGACCGGCGCCGACGAGAAAAACCTTACCTTGTGTCTTCATGGTGAAAATCCTGTTTGCTGCGGATGCGCCTTGCCACATGCAAACAGTGTTCCACCTGCTCTCTGATCGGTGACGGCACCGGTTGTTCACCATTCAATGCCGCCGCGATCCATTTCGCCGTCGTCGCCGCATCACTTTCAGGCGGCAGCGGCGGCGTCTCGTCCACCGGTTCCTGTTTTTGCACCAGAATGGTTCGCTCGCCTTCATGGAACCATTCGATCTGCTGCGCCCGCTTCGCGTTCGCCACCGTTTCACCTTCGGTGCCGCGCATCAGAAACGCATCGCCGCGCTCCGGTGGTGCGGCGTTCGCGAAATACTCGGTCAGCATCGCCAGGTATTCGGGATGGGTGTACGAGGTCAGGCGCAAGGCCGGGCCGGCGAACGGCTGGATCAGCTTGACCAGCGTATGGGTCGAGTTGCGCACGCCGAGGATGCGCCGCATCGTCAAGAGGCGCGCCATGCGCGGCGCCAGCGCGTCGATCGGCATGAAGACCGGTTCGCGCCGCGCGAAATGCGCCTGCGCGTCCTGCACGGAATGCGCGAATATCGAACCGAGCTGCTGCAGGATTTCCGCCGTGGTCACGCGGCCGTGATCGTGCGTGACGCCGTGGATCAGCACCGGCGCACCTGCGCGCGCCAGCAGCATGGCCAGCAGCGGCGTCAGGTTCGCCATGTTGCGCGAGCCGTTGTAGCTGGGCAGCACGATCGGCGCGTATTCAAACTGAGCAAACTGCGCGCCCTGCGACACATCCAACTTGTCGAAGGACGCTTCGGCCGCATCGAGAAA
The Noviherbaspirillum cavernae DNA segment above includes these coding regions:
- a CDS encoding GatB/YqeY domain-containing protein, coding for MSLKEQITEDMKAAMRAKDAARLGTIRLLTAAMKQKEVDERIELTDAHVLAIVEKMIKQRKDSITQFEAGGRQDLADIEKAELAVLSAYMPAAMSEAEIQAEVAAAVAATGAAGPQDMGKVMGVLKPKLAGRADMTAVSALVKAALSKA
- the rpsU gene encoding 30S ribosomal protein S21, which translates into the protein MTTIRLKENEPFEVAMRRFKRTIEKTGLLTELRAREFYEKPTAERKRKLAAAVKRHYKRIRSQQLPKKMY
- a CDS encoding NAD(P)/FAD-dependent oxidoreductase, translated to MTKKYDVAVIGAGAAGMMCAAVAGQRGRKTVLIDHATRLAEKIRISGGGRCNFTNVQAGPQNYLSQNPHFCKSALSRYTPQDFLGLVKRYRIGYHEKHKGQLFCDDSAEQIIAMLKSECEVGGVAWRMPCKVMEVASAGDAFRIETDSGTIVADSVVIASGGLSIPKIGATDFAYRIARQFDLKLIEPRPALVPLTFDHAQWQSFVALAGIALEVDIETGDKKSRGQFREDLLFTHRGLSGPAVLQISSFWQPGTALTLNLLPEMDVAAILMEGKTTIKKNLGNVLAQWLPSRLAEGWLTVNDFDPDSRVADMADKALRKLGESLNRWTIIPNGSEGYRKAEVTLGGVDTRELSQQSMMVNRVPGLRFIGEAVDVTGWLGGYNFQWAWASGVAAGMSV
- a CDS encoding YbdK family carboxylate-amine ligase, giving the protein MSPRDNFVIEEVPQEILPFTSSTPFTMGIELELQLVNRRNYNLATDAVDLLTWIEPRDLQKQIKLEMTQGMIELNSAVHTRVDQLTEELKELRAALTRGAKHLNIDVAGGGAHPFQNWSEQRITPSARFHELHEKYGYLAKTFTVFGQHIHVGVADGDDALYLTHGLAHYVPHFIALSAASPFYQGVDTAFASSRSNVVRAFPLAGTVPVLTRWSDFEAYYQELLQLGIIGSMKDFYWDIRPKPEYGTVEVRVCDTPLTLEHAALLGCYAQLLSRWLLTERPVEIHSDFYLLYQYNRFEASRYGLDGQIAQQHMSRQSGSKQPIFLSVLDRLQDLKRYAQNEAEVLALKRLRHIAYERLNDAAWLRNAYKQRGSLNDVVRLSSELWMTSASPSSPR
- a CDS encoding cation:proton antiporter translates to MSWTLPPFDAAQPIQWNALLLFGSLLLTGLIGGHIVSKNSWIPRITGYLLVGFILGEGGLQWLSGDVLKLAHTFSDIALALVVYQLGRYVDVGWLRHEKWLAATVLSGALLCFGLVWSTLEWVGVARPLAMVAGVLAIATAPAVVMVVVRDLKAEGHVTRRLAAMTALNNLVALLAACILLPLVATESATSIETMISSTLYSLFGSLLLAYVTYRLMMPLARLLGRERSRQFVLVIAIITLTIGAAHALKLPVLLTMLAFAILSKNLDIQYDLMELEFGVANELFIVMLFVTIGASIQLSDLRMVALPVAVLIGARTLALACSIFAFARPAKLKWRQAGLLTLGTLPMAEAGLGLSQIFSIYPHMAASIAPLLAGTLIVLELIGPIATQFALIKSGEAGHEP
- the cobA gene encoding uroporphyrinogen-III C-methyltransferase; the protein is MKTQGKVFLVGAGPGDPELLTIKAAKAIARADVILVDDLVNPAILEHALADARIIPVGKRAGRHSTPQEFIERLMVAEARAGHCVVRLKGGDPFMFGRGGEELECLVQEGIDVEAINGISSGFAAPAAIGVPLTHREWSNGAIFVTGYSKTGERGPDWKKLAKLNMTLVIYMGIASCREIQEALLAGGKSAATPAAVVHSATLDAQMQLVTTLGELPEAMSRARLGSPGIILIGEVVRFAVNGAFAAESDARVVRQHAIDAPHLEALPI
- the ybiB gene encoding DNA-binding protein YbiB, producing the protein MKPTHSQEPFHAARFIKEIGRGKKGARSMSRDDANQLYAAMLDGRVSDLEMGGIMLAMRIKGESVDEIAGFLDAAEASFDKLDVSQGAQFAQFEYAPIVLPSYNGSRNMANLTPLLAMLLARAGAPVLIHGVTHDHGRVTTAEILQQLGSIFAHSVQDAQAHFARREPVFMPIDALAPRMARLLTMRRILGVRNSTHTLVKLIQPFAGPALRLTSYTHPEYLAMLTEYFANAAPPERGDAFLMRGTEGETVANAKRAQQIEWFHEGERTILVQKQEPVDETPPLPPESDAATTAKWIAAALNGEQPVPSPIREQVEHCLHVARRIRSKQDFHHEDTR